The following coding sequences lie in one Hydrogenophaga sp. PBL-H3 genomic window:
- a CDS encoding XrtA system polysaccharide deacetylase gives MLARSLITNALTIDVEDYFQVSAFAPHIDRADWDSRECRVEHNIDRILKLLDDEQTKATFFTLGWVAERYPQMVRRIVSEGHELASHGYGHQRASDLTETEFFQDVSHAKALLEDIGGQRVQGYRAPSFSIGTGNLWALDTLLRAGYRYSSSIYPVKHDHYGMPDAPRFAHQIREGLMEVPPTTLRLFNRNLPSSGGGYFRLLPYALSRWMLQQVNQRDAESAIFYFHPWEIDPDQPRVPGISLKTRFRHYVNIGRTEQRLALLLQDFRWGRMDDIFLKDHAPDRSTGVPVV, from the coding sequence ATGCTGGCTCGCTCGCTCATCACCAATGCCCTGACGATCGACGTCGAGGACTACTTTCAGGTCTCGGCGTTTGCACCCCACATCGACCGCGCCGATTGGGACAGCCGCGAATGCCGTGTCGAGCACAACATCGACCGCATCCTGAAACTGCTGGACGACGAACAGACCAAGGCCACGTTCTTCACGCTGGGCTGGGTGGCCGAACGTTACCCGCAGATGGTGCGACGCATCGTGAGCGAAGGCCACGAGCTCGCCAGCCATGGGTACGGTCACCAGCGGGCTTCCGACCTCACGGAAACAGAATTCTTTCAGGACGTGTCGCACGCCAAAGCGCTGCTGGAAGACATTGGCGGACAACGGGTGCAGGGATACCGTGCGCCGAGTTTCTCCATCGGCACGGGCAACCTTTGGGCGCTTGACACCTTGCTGCGTGCCGGCTACCGATACAGCTCGAGCATCTACCCCGTCAAGCACGACCACTACGGCATGCCCGATGCCCCGCGCTTTGCGCACCAGATTCGCGAAGGCCTGATGGAGGTTCCCCCCACCACCTTGCGTTTGTTCAACCGCAACCTGCCGTCCAGTGGCGGTGGCTATTTCCGCCTGCTGCCCTACGCCTTGTCGCGCTGGATGCTGCAGCAGGTCAATCAGCGCGACGCCGAGTCCGCGATCTTTTACTTTCACCCTTGGGAGATTGATCCCGATCAGCCGCGTGTGCCCGGCATCAGTCTGAAAACGCGCTTTCGGCATTACGTGAACATCGGTCGAACCGAGCAACGACTGGCTCTCCTGCTCCAGGATTTCCGCTGGGGCCGCATGGACGACATCTTCCTGAAAGACCATGCGCCAGATCGTTCGACAGGGGTGCCCGTTGTCTGA
- a CDS encoding XrtA/PEP-CTERM system-associated ATPase, protein MYEAFYGLSNKPFQLNPDPRFYYSSKPHRRARSYLVYGVMRGEGFIVITGEVGAGKTTIVRDLLDSLENGSVVAAHLVSTQLGAEDALKLVCAAFGVAVRGTGKADMLMALEAFFITQTTQGKRCLLIVDEAQNLQPLAVEELRMLSNFQFGDQALLQTFLVGQPEFRDILQGPSMLQLRQRVTARCHLGPLDEEDTRAYVEHRLKCAGATDKPTFDPAVFAALYQQSGGIPRRINTLCDRLLLLGYLSETTHLTLDALNEVVAEMQVENAGAPSRVAEDQERWAHLPNAGMSAAPTWMADDMDLAELALDPTLVDGMSDQLTRVSAEQLSTRLLRMERSVLRQERISLEILSSLKKIVAAARKPRATDLPK, encoded by the coding sequence ATGTACGAAGCTTTTTACGGGCTGAGCAACAAGCCTTTTCAGCTCAACCCCGACCCCCGTTTTTATTACAGCAGCAAGCCCCACCGGCGTGCGCGTTCCTACCTTGTGTACGGCGTCATGCGCGGCGAGGGTTTCATCGTCATCACCGGTGAAGTGGGCGCGGGCAAGACCACCATCGTTCGTGACCTGCTCGACAGCCTGGAGAATGGATCGGTGGTGGCGGCGCACCTGGTGAGTACGCAGCTGGGGGCTGAAGACGCACTCAAGCTGGTCTGCGCGGCGTTTGGCGTGGCGGTGCGTGGAACCGGCAAGGCCGACATGCTGATGGCGCTGGAGGCCTTCTTCATCACCCAGACGACCCAGGGAAAGCGCTGCCTGTTGATCGTTGATGAGGCGCAGAACCTGCAGCCATTGGCGGTGGAAGAGTTGCGTATGCTCTCCAACTTCCAGTTTGGCGATCAGGCGCTGCTGCAGACCTTTCTGGTGGGGCAGCCCGAGTTTCGGGACATCCTGCAGGGACCCAGCATGCTGCAGCTTCGCCAACGTGTGACGGCACGCTGCCATCTGGGTCCTCTGGACGAGGAAGACACCCGCGCCTATGTGGAGCACCGCCTCAAGTGCGCTGGTGCTACCGACAAGCCCACCTTCGATCCGGCGGTCTTTGCTGCGCTGTACCAGCAATCCGGTGGCATTCCACGTCGCATCAATACCTTGTGTGATCGTTTGTTGCTGTTGGGCTACCTGTCGGAGACGACACACCTCACGCTTGACGCGCTCAATGAGGTGGTCGCCGAGATGCAGGTGGAAAATGCCGGGGCCCCTTCGCGGGTGGCAGAAGACCAGGAACGCTGGGCGCACCTGCCCAACGCCGGCATGAGCGCAGCCCCGACCTGGATGGCCGACGACATGGACCTGGCCGAGCTGGCGCTGGATCCAACGCTGGTGGACGGCATGAGCGACCAGCTCACCCGCGTGTCGGCCGAACAACTGAGCACCCGCTTGCTTCGCATGGAGCGCAGTGTGCTTCGTCAGGAACGCATCAGCCTTGAAATCCTGAGCTCGCTCAAGAAGATCGTCGCCGCCGCTCGCAAGCCACGCGCCACCGACCTGCCCAAGTGA
- a CDS encoding TIGR03016 family PEP-CTERM system-associated outer membrane protein has translation MALLGMLAGESFAQAAGDAEPSGTTRPTTWIEPSVSVGATLSSNGNASSANSRSELALDVSPALKVVMNTPRVKGFVDYSLSATYYLQGNSRNRIGNRLNADGTVDVWDGKAFVDVSGSISDEAISAFGPQTLTGLSDTNRSETSVYRISPHIGGTIAGVMDYQLRYALQTVNTSTSLRSDSTSQVLSMRLGSRPVGQFLGWSVDAMSQVNDYSIGRDTQSDIARANLFILASPQLTFSLTAGVERNDIITLQPASYNITGAGMEWRPSLQTSVSVAVENRYFGTGYNVALEHRTGRTVWRYVASRSASDSPTQSGAFSRGTIYDLLDALLEPLQPDPVRRAQLVQLELLRLGLPADTPVLQDFLRSSASLNQTQQLSVALSGIRSVVTFTLTRSTSSRLDSFFTGGDDFDINDDIAQQSWGVNYAHRITPLTSFNAAFLNQKSTGNSGASGRRQTVSAGLSTRLAPRTNGIVQVQYGRFNNSGGPYTDAAISARINHRF, from the coding sequence GTGGCGCTGCTGGGCATGCTGGCGGGCGAATCCTTTGCGCAGGCGGCGGGCGACGCTGAGCCCTCCGGCACAACGCGACCGACCACCTGGATCGAACCCAGTGTGTCGGTGGGCGCGACCTTGTCGTCCAACGGCAACGCGTCCAGCGCAAACTCACGAAGCGAATTGGCGTTGGACGTTTCGCCGGCTTTGAAGGTGGTGATGAACACGCCCAGGGTAAAGGGCTTTGTGGATTACTCCCTCAGTGCCACGTATTACCTGCAGGGCAACTCGCGCAACCGCATTGGCAACCGGCTCAATGCCGACGGCACGGTTGACGTGTGGGACGGAAAAGCCTTTGTGGACGTGTCGGGCTCCATTTCCGATGAGGCCATTTCGGCCTTTGGCCCTCAGACGCTCACAGGCTTGTCGGACACGAACCGCTCCGAGACCTCCGTTTACAGAATTTCTCCCCACATCGGCGGCACCATTGCTGGCGTGATGGACTACCAGCTGCGTTACGCATTGCAGACCGTCAACACGAGCACCTCGCTGCGTTCGGACTCCACCAGCCAGGTGCTGTCCATGCGTTTGGGAAGCCGGCCGGTCGGCCAGTTTCTGGGTTGGTCGGTGGATGCCATGTCCCAGGTCAACGATTATTCAATCGGTCGCGATACCCAATCCGACATTGCCCGGGCCAACCTGTTCATTCTGGCCTCACCGCAGTTGACGTTCTCACTCACCGCTGGTGTCGAAAGAAACGACATCATCACGTTGCAGCCAGCGTCCTACAACATCACAGGCGCCGGCATGGAGTGGCGGCCATCGCTGCAAACGAGCGTCTCGGTGGCTGTTGAAAACCGGTACTTTGGAACGGGCTACAACGTCGCGCTGGAGCACCGAACTGGACGAACCGTCTGGCGCTATGTGGCCTCTCGTTCGGCATCCGACAGCCCCACCCAGTCGGGCGCATTTTCGCGCGGCACCATCTACGACCTCCTGGACGCACTGCTGGAGCCTTTGCAGCCGGACCCGGTGCGCCGGGCCCAACTCGTTCAGCTGGAGTTGCTGCGATTGGGGCTGCCAGCCGACACCCCGGTCTTGCAGGACTTTCTGCGTTCGTCGGCCAGCCTGAACCAGACGCAGCAGTTGTCGGTGGCTTTGAGTGGCATTCGCAGCGTCGTGACGTTCACCTTGACGCGCAGCACCAGCAGCCGTCTCGATTCGTTCTTCACCGGGGGGGACGATTTCGACATCAACGACGACATTGCCCAGCAATCGTGGGGTGTCAATTACGCCCATCGGATCACTCCCCTGACGTCGTTCAATGCGGCTTTTCTCAACCAGAAGAGCACCGGCAATTCAGGAGCCTCCGGACGCCGCCAGACTGTTTCGGCGGGTCTCAGCACCCGTCTTGCGCCGAGAACCAACGGAATCGTTCAGGTTCAGTACGGGCGGTTCAACAACTCCGGCGGACCCTACACCGACGCTGCCATTTCCGCGCGCATCAACCACCGGTTCTGA
- a CDS encoding XrtA-associated tyrosine autokinase — protein MSSLIEKAAQRLEQLRQAGVEMAPAQQAADEPTLAAAAAPLPASPAPAPAVVAQISSPEVDRTSKFVHLDVESLALAGFVTPNAPRAAIADQFRVIKRPLLANATGKGAAPVANGNLIMVTSAMPGEGKSFSAVNLAMSMAMELDYRVLLVDADVSRPSLRKVFNLPAGPGLMDLLIDNKIKMADVLLRTNVDKLNLLLSGTPHPRATELLASDAMTALIEDLGRRYPDRIIIFDSPPLLLTTEARVLASHMGQILMVVHAEKTLRSQVLHALTTIDACPVKLLMLNQARGGDQDAYGYGYGYGFGYGQSASQAAESNVQVSSAS, from the coding sequence ATGTCCAGTTTGATTGAAAAAGCCGCCCAACGCTTGGAGCAACTTCGCCAGGCTGGCGTGGAGATGGCACCGGCGCAGCAGGCCGCCGACGAGCCAACTCTCGCAGCCGCAGCCGCGCCATTGCCTGCCTCGCCGGCGCCGGCGCCGGCCGTGGTTGCCCAGATCTCGTCCCCCGAGGTGGATCGCACCTCAAAGTTTGTGCATCTCGATGTGGAGAGCCTTGCGCTCGCTGGCTTCGTGACGCCCAATGCCCCCCGCGCCGCCATTGCTGATCAGTTTCGTGTCATCAAGAGGCCCTTGCTGGCCAATGCCACTGGCAAGGGCGCAGCGCCTGTGGCAAACGGAAACCTCATCATGGTGACCAGCGCCATGCCGGGGGAGGGCAAGAGCTTCTCGGCCGTGAACCTGGCCATGAGCATGGCCATGGAGTTGGACTACCGCGTGTTGCTTGTGGATGCTGATGTGTCACGTCCCTCGCTGCGCAAGGTGTTCAACCTGCCGGCCGGGCCGGGCCTGATGGACCTGTTGATCGACAACAAGATCAAGATGGCCGACGTCCTGTTGCGAACCAACGTGGACAAGTTGAACCTGTTGCTCAGTGGCACACCGCATCCCCGTGCGACCGAACTGCTGGCCAGTGACGCCATGACGGCCTTGATTGAAGACCTTGGCCGGCGGTACCCGGATCGCATCATCATTTTTGATTCGCCCCCGCTCCTGTTGACCACAGAAGCCCGGGTGCTCGCGTCTCACATGGGGCAGATCCTGATGGTTGTCCATGCGGAAAAAACCTTGCGCTCCCAGGTCCTTCATGCGCTCACCACCATCGATGCGTGTCCTGTCAAGCTGTTGATGTTGAACCAGGCGCGCGGTGGCGATCAAGACGCGTATGGCTATGGTTACGGCTACGGGTTTGGCTATGGGCAGTCGGCCAGCCAGGCCGCCGAATCCAACGTGCAGGTGTCTTCTGCATCATGA
- a CDS encoding XrtA system polysaccharide chain length determinant, with protein MQDLIQQITIFLRGMWKYRRLGVAVAWLVAAGAATTVLLMPDRYEASARVYVDTQSILRPLMAGLAIQPNIEQQINMLSRTLISRPTVEKLVRMADLDLGAKSKAEQEALIAQVTDSLSIRSTGRDNLYTLAYQGESPEKALRVVQSLMTVFVESSLGSSKSDSDTARRFVEEQIKNYEARLTEAETRLKEFRLRNLDIQSQGGLDTAGRLGETTNTLNQARLDLREAESARDAARRQLDAARAAQRASPSQAGSSFATPDLDARIDPLKRNLDSLLQRYTDLHPDVTNTRRLIKELEEQKREEVAKMQREAAANPGQPVAETNPALFELSRINSAAEVQVASLRARVAEYESRVNRARESMKVAPQVEAEQAQLNRDYEINRKNYEDLVARREALTMSGELESASSVADFRVIDPPRANPKPVAPNRVLLLPLGLLGALAAGLGVTFLMSQIRPVFFDANSLRIATDLPLLGVVTLVKNDVVKRREARSLYRFTGSVVALVVVFLIGMAYLAYRSGFGR; from the coding sequence ATGCAAGACCTCATTCAACAGATCACGATTTTCCTCAGGGGAATGTGGAAGTACCGTCGGCTGGGCGTCGCTGTCGCCTGGCTGGTGGCGGCAGGCGCAGCCACCACCGTGCTTCTCATGCCTGACCGCTACGAGGCTTCAGCCCGCGTCTACGTGGACACCCAATCGATCCTGCGGCCCTTGATGGCCGGTCTGGCCATCCAGCCCAACATCGAGCAGCAGATCAACATGCTCAGTCGCACGCTCATCAGCCGCCCCACGGTGGAGAAACTGGTGCGAATGGCGGACCTTGACCTTGGTGCCAAATCCAAGGCAGAACAAGAGGCGTTGATTGCCCAGGTGACCGATTCGTTGTCCATCCGGTCGACGGGGCGCGACAACCTCTACACCCTGGCTTACCAGGGGGAAAGTCCAGAAAAGGCCTTGCGGGTGGTCCAGTCCCTGATGACGGTTTTCGTTGAGTCCAGCCTGGGCAGTTCCAAATCCGACTCGGACACGGCCCGGCGCTTTGTTGAGGAGCAGATCAAGAACTACGAGGCCCGACTGACCGAAGCCGAGACGCGTCTGAAGGAATTCCGACTGCGCAATCTCGACATCCAGTCGCAAGGCGGACTCGACACTGCTGGCCGTCTCGGTGAAACGACCAACACGCTCAACCAGGCAAGACTGGATCTTCGCGAGGCTGAAAGCGCAAGGGATGCAGCGCGCCGGCAGCTCGATGCCGCCAGAGCCGCCCAGCGTGCATCACCGTCGCAAGCGGGAAGCTCTTTCGCGACGCCAGACCTGGATGCACGAATTGATCCACTCAAGCGGAACCTGGACAGCCTCTTGCAGCGTTACACGGATCTCCACCCGGATGTCACCAACACGCGGCGCCTGATCAAGGAACTTGAAGAGCAGAAGCGCGAAGAAGTGGCCAAGATGCAGCGCGAGGCCGCCGCAAACCCCGGGCAGCCCGTTGCTGAAACCAATCCCGCACTGTTTGAACTCTCCCGCATCAACTCGGCGGCCGAAGTTCAGGTGGCATCCCTGCGGGCGCGGGTGGCTGAGTACGAGTCGCGCGTCAACCGCGCTCGCGAATCCATGAAGGTCGCGCCTCAGGTTGAAGCGGAGCAAGCGCAACTCAATCGAGACTATGAAATCAACCGCAAGAACTACGAAGATCTGGTGGCTCGGCGGGAGGCGCTCACCATGAGTGGCGAGCTGGAAAGCGCGTCCAGCGTGGCCGATTTCCGCGTGATTGACCCACCACGCGCCAATCCAAAGCCCGTGGCTCCGAACCGGGTCCTGTTGCTCCCCTTGGGGCTGCTTGGCGCGTTGGCTGCTGGTTTGGGTGTGACCTTCCTCATGAGCCAGATCCGGCCGGTGTTTTTCGATGCGAACTCGCTGAGGATTGCTACCGACCTTCCATTGCTGGGCGTGGTGACCCTCGTGAAAAACGATGTCGTGAAACGGCGCGAAGCGCGCAGCTTGTACCGTTTCACCGGTTCCGTGGTTGCCTTGGTTGTTGTTTTCCTGATCGGCATGGCCTATCTGGCCTACCGATCAGGCTTTGGAAGGTAG
- a CDS encoding XrtA/PEP-CTERM system exopolysaccharide export protein: protein MQKHTSELMRRIAGSVALMAVVLAATGCATQGANPPAPVLASSPDYNYIVGPGDTLNINVWRNPELSSSVPVRPDGKVSTPLVDELVAQGKTPTQIARDVEKALATLVRDPVVTVIVTSFVGPYSEQIRVVGEATRPQFLAYKQKMTVMDVMIAVGGLTEFADGNKATLIRASDGNKRYSVRLQDLVKRGDISANVEMLPGDILIIPQGWF, encoded by the coding sequence ATGCAAAAACATACTTCAGAACTCATGCGTCGCATTGCCGGAAGCGTTGCGCTGATGGCCGTGGTGTTGGCCGCCACAGGTTGCGCTACGCAAGGAGCCAATCCACCCGCACCGGTATTGGCTTCCAGCCCGGATTACAACTACATCGTGGGCCCGGGCGACACCTTGAACATCAATGTCTGGCGCAACCCGGAGCTGTCTTCTTCAGTGCCGGTGCGCCCCGACGGCAAGGTCTCCACTCCGCTGGTGGATGAGTTGGTGGCCCAGGGCAAGACCCCGACCCAGATCGCTCGCGACGTGGAAAAGGCGCTCGCCACGCTGGTGCGTGATCCGGTTGTCACGGTCATCGTGACCAGCTTCGTGGGCCCTTACAGCGAACAGATTCGTGTGGTGGGTGAGGCTACGAGGCCCCAGTTCCTCGCGTACAAGCAGAAGATGACGGTCATGGACGTGATGATTGCCGTGGGTGGTCTCACCGAATTTGCCGATGGCAACAAGGCCACGCTCATTCGTGCCAGCGACGGCAACAAGCGTTACAGCGTGCGTCTCCAGGATCTCGTCAAGCGCGGTGACATTTCCGCCAACGTGGAAATGCTGCCTGGTGACATTCTGATCATCCCCCAGGGTTGGTTCTGA
- a CDS encoding amino acid aminotransferase — protein MSLFTAVEMAPRDPILGLNEQFAADTNPNKVNLGVGVYFDDNGKLPLLQCVQSAEKTMMDKPAARGYLPIDGIAAYDAAVKGLVFGVDSEPVKSGRVATVQAIGGTGGLKIGADFLKRLNPEATVLISDPSWENHRALFTNAGFKVGTYAYYDADKRGVNFDAMLASLNAAAPGTIVVLHACCHNPTGYDITPAQWDQVIAVVKSRGLTPFLDMAYQGFGHGISEDGAVIAKFVAAGLVFFVSTSFSKSFSLYGERVGALSVLCENAEETARVLSQLKIAIRTNYSNPPIHGGAVVAAVLNNPELRALWEKELGEMRVRIKAMRQKLVDGLKAAGVKQDMSFITSQIGMFSYSGLTKDQMVRLRNEFGVYGTDTGRMCVAALNSKNLDYVCQAIAKVV, from the coding sequence ATGTCTTTATTCACCGCCGTCGAAATGGCACCACGCGACCCTATTCTGGGTCTGAACGAACAGTTTGCCGCCGACACCAACCCCAACAAAGTGAATCTGGGTGTGGGCGTGTATTTCGACGACAACGGCAAGCTGCCGTTGCTGCAATGTGTTCAGAGCGCTGAAAAGACCATGATGGACAAGCCCGCCGCGCGCGGCTACCTGCCCATCGACGGCATTGCCGCATACGACGCTGCCGTCAAAGGCCTGGTGTTCGGCGTGGATTCGGAGCCGGTGAAATCTGGCCGGGTGGCCACCGTGCAGGCCATCGGCGGCACGGGTGGCCTGAAGATCGGCGCTGATTTTCTGAAGCGCCTGAACCCCGAGGCCACCGTGCTCATCAGCGATCCCAGCTGGGAGAACCACCGCGCGCTGTTCACCAATGCCGGGTTCAAGGTGGGAACCTACGCTTACTACGATGCCGACAAGCGCGGCGTGAACTTCGACGCCATGCTCGCCAGCCTGAACGCTGCGGCACCGGGCACGATCGTGGTGCTGCACGCTTGCTGCCACAACCCGACCGGCTACGACATCACGCCGGCCCAGTGGGACCAGGTGATCGCGGTGGTCAAGTCGCGCGGCCTCACGCCTTTCCTCGACATGGCCTACCAGGGCTTTGGCCACGGCATCTCGGAAGACGGTGCGGTAATCGCCAAGTTCGTGGCCGCGGGCCTCGTGTTTTTCGTCTCGACGTCGTTTTCCAAGAGCTTCAGCCTGTACGGCGAGCGCGTGGGTGCCTTGTCGGTGCTGTGCGAGAACGCCGAGGAAACCGCCCGCGTGCTGTCGCAACTCAAGATTGCGATCCGCACCAACTACTCCAACCCGCCCATCCACGGCGGCGCGGTGGTGGCGGCCGTGCTCAACAACCCCGAGTTGCGCGCATTGTGGGAAAAGGAACTGGGCGAGATGCGGGTGCGTATCAAGGCCATGCGCCAGAAGCTGGTCGATGGCCTCAAGGCTGCCGGCGTGAAGCAGGACATGAGCTTCATCACCAGCCAGATCGGCATGTTCAGCTACTCCGGCCTGACCAAGGACCAGATGGTGCGTCTGCGCAACGAATTCGGCGTCTATGGCACCGATACCGGCCGCATGTGCGTCGCAGCACTCAACAGCAAGAACCTCGACTACGTCTGCCAGGCCATCGCCAAAGTGGTCTGA
- the ygiD gene encoding 4,5-DOPA dioxygenase extradiol has protein sequence MPETTTSQSGPDASGDLPLTQRMPVLFVGHGSPMNAIEDNRWHQSWQTLGRELLERAQPPRLILCISAHWLTPGWQLTAMSQPRTIHDFGGFPQELFDQQYPAPGWPAAARLISQSVAQPDSSHPLGLDEISWGLDHGAWSVLKPMFPQANIPVIQLSMDYSRPAAEHFAIGRQLSQLRERGVLIVGSGNTVHNLRTMRRDAADNQAYDWAIEFDRVTADHIVQRRLSALCDFQQLGAVAQMAHPSWEHYLPLLYAAGAVHEDDEPRFFNEGFQGASIAMRSVLWD, from the coding sequence ATGCCTGAAACCACCACCTCCCAATCCGGCCCCGACGCATCGGGCGATCTGCCGCTCACCCAGCGCATGCCCGTGCTGTTCGTGGGGCACGGCAGCCCGATGAATGCCATCGAGGACAACCGCTGGCACCAGAGCTGGCAGACGCTGGGCCGAGAACTGCTGGAGCGTGCGCAGCCGCCACGCTTGATCCTGTGCATTTCCGCCCATTGGCTCACGCCCGGCTGGCAACTCACGGCCATGAGCCAGCCGCGCACCATCCACGATTTCGGCGGCTTTCCGCAGGAGCTGTTTGACCAGCAGTACCCCGCACCGGGGTGGCCCGCAGCCGCCCGGTTGATCAGCCAGTCGGTCGCTCAGCCCGATTCAAGCCATCCCCTGGGCCTGGACGAGATCAGTTGGGGCCTGGACCATGGGGCGTGGTCGGTCCTCAAACCCATGTTCCCGCAGGCCAACATCCCGGTGATCCAGCTCAGCATGGACTACAGCCGACCTGCTGCCGAGCATTTCGCCATCGGCCGACAACTGTCGCAGCTTCGCGAGCGCGGCGTGCTGATCGTGGGCAGCGGGAACACGGTTCACAACCTGCGCACCATGCGCCGCGACGCGGCCGATAACCAGGCTTACGACTGGGCGATCGAGTTCGATCGCGTCACTGCTGATCACATTGTTCAAAGACGGCTGTCAGCGCTTTGTGATTTTCAGCAGCTGGGTGCCGTGGCGCAGATGGCGCATCCCAGCTGGGAGCATTACCTGCCCTTGCTGTACGCAGCGGGTGCGGTGCACGAAGACGATGAACCGCGCTTCTTCAACGAAGGCTTCCAAGGGGCTTCGATTGCCATGCGTTCCGTGCTCTGGGATTGA
- a CDS encoding polyhydroxyalkanoate depolymerase has translation MLYQIYETQRSMMEPFADLAEVAAKLFTNPALPLAQLPMAQRVSAGYDLMHRLGKDYEKPVFGIHTVDVDGIEVAIHERIEIDKPFCELRRFKRFSDDTHTLAKLKGEPVVLIVAPLSGHYATLLRDTVRTMLKDHKVYITDWKNARLVPLSEGEFHLDDYVNYVQEFIRHLQKAYGNCHVISVCQPTVPVLAAVSLMASRGETTPLSMTMMGGPIDARKSPTAVNNLATQRSHSWFENNVIYRVPDSFPGAGRRVYPGFLQHTGFVAMNPDRHASSHYDYFKDLIKGDNSSAESHRKFYDEYNAVLDMDADYYLQTIETVFQEFKLVNGTWDVKNPQGKLERVRPQDIQHTALLTVEGELDDISGSGQTAAAHELCTGIPKTHRMHYEAQGAGHYGIFSGRRWREAVHPVVKTFLKAHQPTVVPAPVVVKAAAPKPVKAAVKAPAKPAVKAVSKAAPAKAAAKPAAKTPATRKPRNTAA, from the coding sequence ATGCTCTACCAGATTTACGAAACCCAGCGCTCCATGATGGAGCCGTTTGCGGACCTGGCCGAAGTGGCCGCCAAGCTGTTCACCAACCCCGCCCTGCCCCTGGCCCAATTGCCGATGGCCCAGCGCGTTTCTGCAGGCTACGACCTGATGCACCGCCTGGGCAAGGACTACGAGAAGCCCGTGTTCGGTATCCACACGGTGGATGTGGACGGCATCGAAGTCGCCATCCACGAGCGCATCGAGATCGACAAGCCGTTCTGCGAATTGCGCCGCTTCAAACGTTTCTCTGACGACACCCACACCCTGGCCAAGCTCAAGGGGGAGCCAGTGGTGCTGATCGTGGCTCCTCTCTCTGGCCACTACGCCACGCTGCTGCGCGACACGGTGCGCACCATGCTCAAAGACCACAAGGTCTACATCACCGACTGGAAAAATGCCCGTCTGGTGCCCCTGTCCGAGGGTGAATTCCACCTCGACGACTATGTGAACTACGTGCAGGAGTTCATTCGGCACCTGCAAAAGGCCTACGGCAACTGCCATGTGATCAGCGTGTGCCAGCCCACCGTGCCGGTGCTGGCGGCCGTGTCGCTCATGGCCAGCCGGGGTGAGACCACCCCACTGTCCATGACCATGATGGGCGGCCCGATCGACGCGCGCAAGTCGCCCACCGCCGTGAACAACCTGGCCACCCAGCGCAGCCACAGCTGGTTCGAGAACAACGTGATCTACCGCGTGCCCGACAGCTTCCCCGGCGCCGGCCGCCGCGTCTACCCCGGCTTCCTGCAGCACACCGGCTTCGTGGCCATGAACCCCGACCGCCATGCGTCGAGCCACTACGACTACTTCAAGGACCTGATCAAAGGCGACAACTCCAGCGCCGAGAGCCACCGCAAGTTCTACGACGAGTACAACGCCGTGCTCGACATGGATGCCGACTACTACCTGCAGACCATCGAGACCGTGTTCCAGGAATTCAAGCTGGTCAACGGGACCTGGGACGTGAAAAACCCGCAAGGCAAGCTCGAGCGCGTGCGCCCGCAAGACATCCAGCACACCGCCCTGCTCACGGTTGAGGGCGAGCTCGACGATATTTCGGGCTCCGGCCAGACCGCAGCGGCGCACGAACTGTGCACCGGCATTCCCAAGACGCATCGCATGCACTACGAAGCGCAAGGCGCGGGCCACTACGGCATCTTCAGTGGCCGCCGCTGGCGCGAGGCGGTACACCCTGTGGTCAAGACTTTCCTGAAGGCTCACCAGCCGACGGTGGTGCCAGCACCTGTGGTGGTCAAGGCAGCCGCCCCCAAGCCCGTGAAAGCCGCGGTCAAGGCCCCGGCCAAGCCGGCAGTCAAGGCGGTGTCCAAGGCCGCCCCTGCCAAAGCGGCGGCCAAGCCTGCAGCCAAGACGCCGGCCACCCGCAAGCCGCGCAACACCGCCGCCTGA